One segment of Mycolicibacterium neworleansense DNA contains the following:
- a CDS encoding aldehyde dehydrogenase family protein: MSTVEERAAVQPQRGGLDELLAAQRRSFIADGPPGVALRRNRIDRLLAMVLDNSEDFVAATAADYGSRSRSAAFLSEIMGMLSVIEHTRAHIPHWMRATKLMRAARFAGLRAEVLPSPLGVVGVIGPWNFPVQLTVLPAAAAFAAGNRVMIKMSEVTPRTAELMAATAPKYFDATELQVVTGGPDVAAEFAGLPFDHLFFTGSPSIGALVSRAASENLVPVTLELGGKNPVVISPRADIERAASRIAQARMVNGGQVCVCPDYVFVPDGQVDRFVAVARKTLGNLFPTIVGNPDYCSSVNEANFDRVVGLIADARAHGARIDSVVPAGEVLPDPGSRKIPPTIVRDVDDRMRIASEEVFGPVLAVRGYSALTEAVDHINANPSPLVAYWFGPDDDDFRHFVSHTRSGGVARNDFAAHMIPSDAPFGGVGRSGTGAYHGKAGFDTFSHYRTVVGTDLPFSVTGQAARPFTASLRVSTNLAVRRARSRTAARIKKFR; the protein is encoded by the coding sequence ATGAGCACGGTCGAGGAACGCGCGGCGGTGCAGCCGCAGCGCGGGGGTCTGGATGAGCTGCTGGCCGCTCAGCGCCGGTCGTTCATCGCCGACGGTCCGCCCGGCGTCGCGCTGCGCCGCAACCGCATCGACCGGCTGCTCGCGATGGTCCTGGACAATTCGGAGGACTTCGTCGCAGCCACCGCGGCCGACTACGGATCGCGTTCGCGCTCAGCGGCGTTCCTCTCCGAGATCATGGGCATGTTGTCGGTCATCGAGCACACCCGGGCGCATATCCCGCACTGGATGCGCGCCACAAAGCTGATGCGTGCCGCCCGTTTCGCCGGATTGCGCGCCGAGGTGCTGCCGAGTCCCCTCGGGGTGGTCGGCGTGATCGGCCCGTGGAACTTCCCCGTCCAGTTGACGGTGCTGCCGGCGGCAGCCGCGTTCGCCGCGGGCAACCGGGTGATGATCAAGATGTCCGAGGTCACCCCGCGCACCGCCGAGCTGATGGCGGCGACCGCGCCGAAGTACTTCGACGCCACCGAACTCCAGGTCGTGACTGGCGGGCCGGACGTGGCTGCCGAGTTCGCCGGGCTGCCGTTCGACCACCTGTTCTTCACGGGCTCGCCCTCGATCGGGGCACTCGTGTCCCGGGCGGCGTCGGAAAACCTGGTGCCGGTGACGCTGGAGCTGGGCGGCAAGAACCCGGTGGTGATCTCCCCGAGGGCTGATATCGAACGCGCAGCGAGCCGGATCGCCCAGGCGCGCATGGTCAATGGTGGGCAGGTGTGCGTGTGCCCGGACTATGTCTTCGTGCCTGATGGCCAGGTGGACCGATTCGTCGCGGTGGCCCGCAAGACACTGGGCAACCTGTTTCCCACCATCGTCGGCAATCCCGACTACTGCTCCTCGGTGAACGAGGCCAACTTCGACCGGGTGGTGGGACTGATCGCCGACGCCCGCGCGCACGGGGCCCGGATCGATTCCGTGGTGCCGGCGGGGGAGGTGCTGCCCGATCCAGGCTCGCGCAAGATCCCGCCTACCATCGTGCGCGACGTCGACGACCGCATGCGCATCGCGAGCGAAGAGGTGTTCGGGCCGGTGCTGGCGGTCCGCGGCTACTCCGCGCTCACCGAAGCCGTCGACCACATCAATGCCAACCCGTCACCGTTGGTGGCCTACTGGTTCGGGCCGGACGACGACGACTTCCGGCATTTCGTCAGTCACACCCGCAGTGGCGGCGTGGCCCGCAATGATTTTGCCGCGCACATGATCCCGTCGGACGCTCCCTTCGGCGGCGTGGGGCGGAGCGGTACCGGCGCCTACCACGGCAAGGCCGGCTTTGATACGTTCAGCCACTACCGCACGGTGGTGGGCACCGACCTGCCGTTCAGCGTCACCGGCCAGGCTGCCCGCCCGTTCACCGCGTCGCTGCGGGTCAGCACCAACCTCGCGGTGCGGCGGGCCCGGAGCCGGACCGCTGCCCGGATCAAGAAGTTTCGCTGA
- a CDS encoding acyl-CoA synthetase translates to MQFTVPAVAEAVAAAIPDRPLIIQGDRRYTYRQIVDRSNRLAAYLHSRGLGTQTERGELAGHEVGQDLLGIYAYNGPEFVESLLGSFRARVAPFNVNYRYVKNELQYLLADSGASALVYHASFAPRVAEILPDLPELRVLIQIADDSGNELLEGAVDYESIANSSTPAPPPVDPSPDDLYVLYTGGTTGMPKGVLWRQHDIFMTAFGGRNMVTGEKSQSVEEIAGRAVDNPGTKLLILPPLIHGAAQWGAMTAVTTGQTVVFPSVVDRFDADDVVRTIEREQVLVATVVGDAMARPLLDAIKTGAADVSSLSVVANGGAQLTPYVKQQLIDAKANLIVIDGVGSSETGAQMSHMSAPGAVSTGTFNAGPDTCVVTEDFTAVLPAGHEGLGWLAQRGFVPLGYKGDAAKTAATFPVIDGVRYATPGDRARHLNSGAIELLGRDSVTINSGGEKIFAEEVEAAIASHPAVRDVVVTGRPSERWGQEVVAVVALSQDALADNGVTADELIRHAESSIARYKLPKAVVFRRVIERSPAGKADYRWAREQAVSETS, encoded by the coding sequence GTGCAGTTCACCGTTCCGGCTGTCGCCGAAGCCGTCGCCGCCGCCATTCCGGACCGACCGCTGATCATCCAGGGCGACCGGCGCTACACCTATCGACAAATCGTGGACCGCTCGAATCGGCTGGCGGCATACCTGCATTCACGCGGGCTGGGCACACAGACCGAACGCGGTGAGCTCGCCGGCCACGAAGTGGGCCAGGACCTGCTCGGCATCTACGCCTACAACGGGCCGGAGTTCGTCGAATCGCTACTCGGCTCCTTTCGGGCCCGGGTCGCCCCATTCAACGTCAACTACCGCTACGTCAAGAACGAATTGCAGTACCTGCTGGCGGATTCCGGCGCGTCTGCGTTGGTGTACCACGCATCCTTCGCGCCGCGGGTGGCCGAGATCCTGCCCGATCTGCCGGAGCTGCGGGTACTGATCCAGATCGCCGACGACTCCGGCAATGAACTGTTGGAGGGCGCGGTGGATTACGAGTCGATCGCCAATTCCTCAACGCCGGCCCCGCCGCCGGTCGACCCCAGCCCCGACGATCTCTACGTGCTCTACACCGGCGGCACGACCGGCATGCCCAAGGGCGTGTTGTGGCGCCAGCATGACATCTTCATGACCGCGTTCGGCGGACGCAACATGGTCACCGGTGAGAAATCACAGTCGGTCGAGGAAATCGCCGGGCGCGCGGTCGACAATCCGGGCACCAAGCTGCTCATCCTGCCACCGCTGATTCACGGCGCGGCCCAATGGGGTGCGATGACGGCCGTGACCACGGGACAGACCGTCGTATTCCCCAGTGTCGTGGATCGTTTCGATGCCGACGACGTGGTACGCACCATCGAACGCGAACAGGTGTTGGTGGCGACGGTGGTGGGCGACGCGATGGCGCGTCCGCTGCTGGATGCGATCAAGACAGGCGCTGCGGACGTATCCTCACTGTCCGTCGTGGCCAACGGCGGAGCGCAACTGACGCCCTACGTCAAACAACAACTCATCGACGCCAAGGCCAACCTCATCGTGATCGACGGGGTGGGATCCTCCGAGACCGGTGCCCAGATGAGCCACATGTCTGCTCCGGGTGCGGTGTCCACGGGAACGTTCAACGCCGGGCCCGATACCTGCGTGGTGACAGAGGATTTCACCGCTGTCCTCCCCGCGGGTCACGAGGGGTTGGGCTGGCTGGCACAGCGCGGATTCGTGCCTCTGGGTTATAAGGGTGATGCCGCCAAGACCGCGGCAACGTTCCCGGTGATCGACGGCGTGCGCTATGCGACACCCGGCGATCGCGCCCGCCATCTGAACAGCGGCGCGATCGAGCTGCTCGGCCGTGACTCGGTGACCATCAATTCCGGTGGGGAGAAGATCTTCGCCGAGGAGGTCGAAGCCGCCATCGCCTCACATCCCGCGGTGCGGGACGTGGTGGTCACCGGCCGACCGAGTGAACGTTGGGGCCAGGAGGTGGTGGCTGTCGTAGCATTGAGCCAGGATGCGCTCGCCGACAACGGTGTTACCGCCGATGAGCTCATCCGGCACGCCGAATCCTCCATTGCCCGCTACAAGTTGCCGAAGGCCGTGGTGTTCCGCCGCGTCATCGAGCGCAGCCCCGCCGGCAAGGCCGATTACCGCTGGGCCCGCGAGCAGGCGGTCAGCGAAACTTCTTGA